ATATTACTGAAAAAAACAGTTGAGTCTGTTATCGCGGGTATAACCGTATTCAAATCAGTTTGCTCACCTTTTAAGTACTTTGTGATATCCTTTTCATCGATATTAGCCGATAAACTTCTGAACATTAACTTTATTTCATTCAAAGGTGTTTCAATATTGGCCCTTGATGCGTTTGTCGTAAATCGGGACATGGTGCTTTTAAATTCCTTCTTACTACTATAATCAATATAGAGGTATGTATAAACACACATGATGACAAAAGGAATGAGTAATATAAAAACTAAGCTGCCGATTGCTTTGTTCGTGTTATAGGATTTCACGCTGGCCATCTCATCACAAAGTATGTGGTTACTCTATCATGAAGAATTTAGGATAAATATTAATTACGGTGCGCAATCATTCGTTCGTTGTTTTTTTAAACGCCGAATGTCTACACCCTTTTCTTACACCTTGTCCCCTCGCATGATACATATTGGTCCTATCTGTTTTATTCGATGTCCACATGCGAGACACGGTATCAGCAACAGCCCTGCACAGGTTTCGCTTGCTCTTCGAAGTCCCAATTGCCCTTCTGCGAGTCATCTTCCAGAATGAACACAAGCGAATCATCACTCCCCCTCACAAACCACAAAAACTAAAGAAATCCCCCATCGCGCCGATCATCATCCATGTGTATTATTTCCTGTAGCTTTCTCAACAACTAACCTTAACTCAAATACTTAAGCGCCAAAGCGAAAGGCATCATGAGCACACCGATTAAACGGCTAGAAATCATTAAAAATGCCATTGAACTGGAAGATGACGACATCATTCAGAGCCAGCTGACACGGCTAAAAAATGAAGCGTTTGACGATGAGCTACAGGCAATCGTCGTGGCGCTTGAGAAGAAGAATTACACCGCAGCGCTGGCGGCTATCGTCCGTTGGTTACAGAGCCAGCGTGCAATCACCCAATGGCGTGACCCGCAGGTCGCCGCCAGTAAGCTGGAACTGAAAGCACTGGAAGAGCGACTGCGCGATCTCATTGACCGTCGCAATGCCCGAGTGCAGCAGCTTGACGAGTTCAATGACCTCTACTTCTCCCGCCTGGGTCCGCTGATGCAGCAGATCCTCTCCCTGCGCAAAACGCTGGCAGAGCTGAATCTGCGCCGTCAGCAGGCGGAAGCCCGGCGCCGGGAAGAGGACTATCGCCGCTGCCAGCAATATATGGCGCAGGCCGTCGAATTACTGGCGACACTCACGCAGCGATGGCGCGATCTCCCGGCTGATTCCATGCAGGCCGCGGACGCGCGCAAAAATCTTCAGCAGCAAAGCAACCTGATTACCAACCTGCTGGCCGAAGCGCTGGAGCTTGAAAGCGGTTTAACACGCGAAGAAGAACCGGCACGTCAGGCGCGTGACCATGCCAATGAAGAGTACGACAAGTATCGCGAGCAGCATCAGGATGCCGAAGTCAGGCTGCGCAAGGGCAAAGATCTGTCCGAAGAAGATCAAAACGAACTCAAACGGCTCTGGCGTCAGGCGAGTAAGCTCTGCCACCCGGATTTGGTGGCGGACGATCTGAAAGAAGAAGCCAACACCATGATGGTACAGCTAAACCAGGCGAAGCAGCGCGGAGATGTGAAAGCGATTCGTTCCCTGGTAGCCCGTTTACAGCAGGGCTTTGAGCCGCTGATGGCAAGCGACAGGCTGAACGATCTGGAGCGAATTCGCAAAAAAATGGCGCAGGTTCGCGAGCAAATCGACACGCTCGTGAATGAGCTGGCAGAGCTGGAAAAAGAGGAATCCTGGTTGCTCGTCTCATCGCTGAACAATATGGAAGCCTATTTCACCCAGCAAGAGAGGACGTTACACGATGTACGCGCCTCGCTCGAACATCAAGTGAGCGAAGCGCAGCTGGATTCAGCGGCGTAGCTATTTGGCGTGCCAGTATGCACTGGCACGTACCAATTGCTGATCCACCGGGTCGCTTTCAAACTGACGGCTCAGGTTTTTCACCACCTTCCCTTCTCCGGTCAGCCAGATGAAGTAATCCTCAGCAGGAACGGTCAGTTGTGCCAGATTGTCGGCAATCGCCTGTTCATTGTGCCCAACAACCCAGGTGATATTAAAATCACTCAGGTGCGCCAGATAGTCCTTATAAGATTCATCACCGACGGTCACGATCGCATGAATTTCCGGGCAAACCGGCAGTGTTGCAATGCCCTCTAAACGACGACGCAATGCCGGCATCCCGGACTCATCACACACATACAGCTGCCAGGCGTAATCTTCCGGCACAACCAGCGAGCCACGTGGTCCGCCAATGGTGAGCTTGTCGCCCACTTTCGCCTGTACTGCCCAGGTGCTGGCAATACCGCCGTCATGAACAAAGAAATCGAGCATCAGTTCGTGGTGAGCTTCGTCATACAGTGGCGTGTAATCACGCGCCTGCGGGCGCACGCCCTCTCCCCAGTTAATACCTTCATCGGTGACAACAGGCGCTACAAAGGTTGCTCCCGGTTCCGGGAAAAAGACTTTGGTGTGGTCGTCGAATCCGCGGGAGCTAAAGCCCTCCAGCGCTTCTCCGCCCAGGACGATACGCTGGAAACCCGCACTGATGCGTTCAACGCGAAGTACATTCAGCTCGCGAAAGCGCAGGTCATTACGGACACGTTGTGGGTAACGGGTTGATGTCATTTTTATGCCTTCATGAAGTGAATACGATATATCGAAATAAATTTTAAATGATAATGATTGCTAATAAACAAGATTGCAAGTTTTTTTTGATATAGTCATTACATTGAAATGCAATAAAAAATAAATATATAAAAATCAATAAATTAAATAAAATAACAATGTAATTATTGCTAGCAGAATCAATTTAGATATAAATTAGATATATCAATTTATAAGGATGAACTATGCGACACGCACACGAAGGCGGCGGACGCCGTCAGCGCTTTTTTGGTCACGGCGAGTTAAGGCTGGTGATTCTGGAGATCCTGACCCGCAACGCCAGCCACGGCTACGAGCTGATCAAAGCGATCGAGACCATGACGCAGGGGAATTACACCCCAAGCCCTGGTGTGATCTATCCGACCCTCGATTTTTTGCAGGATCAGTCGTTTATCACCATCACGGAAGAAGAGAATGGGCGTAAAAAGATTGCCATCACCGTTGCCGGGCAACACTGGCTGGATGAAAACCAGGAACATCTGGAACACATTCAGGCACGTATTAAAGCCCGCTGCGTAGGCTTTCAGTTACGTAAAAACCCGCAGATGAAGCGGGCTTTGGACAATTTTAAGGCCGTATTGGATCTGAGAGTCAATCAGGGAGAACTCAGCGACGCACAGTTGAAACAGATCATCGGGGTGATTGACCGCGCAGCGCTTGAGATCTCCCAGTTAGATTAAGCCAGCGCGCGGTCACTCACGCGGAAGACACGTACCAGCTCTTTCAGGTGCATCGCCTGTTCATTCAGCGATGCCGCCGCCGCCACCGACTCTTCCACCAGCGCAGAGTTCTGCTGGGTAGTGGCATCTATCAGGCCAATCGCACTATTAATCTGCGAAATACCCTCTGTTTGTTCATGGCTTGCCTGGCGGATCTCACGCAGGATCACGTCCATCTCTTCGACGTTACCGACCATCCCGTTGATCAAGCCGCTGGCTTTCTCAACAAGGTTCATCCCGTCCTGCGTCTGGCTGGACGAGCTTTCAATCAGTTGACGGATCTCACTGGCAGAGGAGGCACTCTTCTGCGCCAGCTGGCGCACTTCACCTGCCACCACCGCAAAGCCACGGCCATGCTCACCGGCACGTGCCGCTTCCACCGCGGCGTTCAGCGCCAGGATGTTGGTCTGGAAGGCAATGGCGTCGATCAGGTCGATAATGTCGGACATCCGGTTTGATGTCTCGTTAATCAGGCGCATTTTACTGGTCACCTGCTTCATCATTTCGCCGTTATTTTTGACCACTGCTGCCGCATCCGCTGACAGGTTAGTGGCTTCGCCGGTATGCGAGGCCGTGTTTTTCACCGTGGCGGTGATCTGCTCCATTGAAGCGGCCGTCTGTTCCACGGAGCTAGCCTGCTCTTCCGTGCGTGCGGCCAGATCCTGGTTGCCTGCCACAATTTGTGCTGCAGCGCTCGAGATATTCTCCGAGCCGGTCTGCACCTGCTGCACAATCTCCAGCAGGCGGGTTTTCATCTCCATCAACGCATGCAACAGCAGGCCTGTTTCATCTTTGCCGTGCGAGGTGATGATCCCGGTGAGATCGCCCTCAGCAATAGCTTCAGCAAACGTCACCGCCTGGCCCAACGGACGCGTAATGGAACGCACGATGTACCAGCCAATAATGCTGCCTACCGCCACGCTGAATAGCGTGATCACAATCAGCAGCAGACGGTTGGTTCTGAAATCACCGTCTACCTGCATACCGGCATTTTGCATCTCGCTGTTTTGAATCGTAATCAGCTCCTGCACTTTCGCCTTGTAAGCCTGCTGCAAATTAATGGTATTGGTCATCATCTCCTGAAGCGCACTCGCACGATCGTTGTTCTGCACCGCCTGCAAAATGCGATAACGCGAGTCAAGGTACTGCTGGCGTACCCCACGGATATCCGTCAGGACTTGCTGTGATTTTTTATCACGCAGAGAGTTGTTCAGGTCACCCAGAATCACAGTGATGTGTTCACTGATCTCTTTCAGATGCTGCTGCGACTGCGCGGTGTACTTGCCCTGTTCATCCAGTAACATGAGCTGTTGAGTGCTTACAAATTCCTGAAACTGATCAATTAACTGGTTGGCTTTTACCGTTGTCGGGTAATCATTTGTAATGATGGATTGCATCCCGTTGTTTGCCCTGTTCAGGCTTAACAGCGATAAACTGGCGCTAAGCACCATCAATACAATAAAGAATCCAAACGCCAGAAATAATTTTGTGCCGATCTTTACGTCATGTAAGAACATATTTACTCCATCGATGTGATTATTTCTCAGACGATCACCGTTATCGGTAACGAAGCCACTAACTTTATGACTTTGATCGTTTTTTTATTTCATAACCATCATAATGGATAGGTGCAGACTATTAATATGACCACATTGATCGTTATACATCCACCAGAGTATAGGTTTGTGAAATAGCATCGGGATAAACTGACTTAGGCACAGATAAATAACCAAAGCGGTTTTTTTAGTTATTTAATATCCAATTAACATTAGATCGTATTAATAATTACAAACCGCCAAATAGCAAAGCCGCTTATCCCTTACGAAATAAGCGGCTTTTCTGGAACTTTACAGACTCAATGAAGCACAGTCACGGCGTCTTCGAGTCGTCCTGCGCGGTGCTTAACCATGGCGGAGATCTGGGCGCTCTCTTCCACCAGGTCCGCGTTTTTCTGGGTGATGCTGTCCAGCTCGGCAACGGCACGAGTTAGCTCCGCAAGGCCGGTAGCCTGTTCAGAGGTCGAATGGCTGATTTGCGCGATCAGCTGCGTCACATTCTTCACCTGCTCAACAATACCATCCATAGTGCGCCCTGCGGCGTGAACCTGATCGGAGCCAGACTGCACCTTGCTGGCGCTGGCATCAATAAGCTTGCGGATGTCGTTGGCTGCATTCGCGCTCCGGCTCGCCAGGTGACGCACTTCTCCTGCAACCACCGCAAAACCTTTCCCCTGCTCGCCTGCTCGTGCCGCTTCTACCGCGGCATTCAGCGCCAGAATATTGGTCTGGAAGGCGATGTCATTAATCAGCGAAGTAATGGAGCCAATACGCTGGGTACTGTCAGCAATATCATCCATGGTTTTTACGACGGTCTGCATGGCATGTCCGCCTTCCGTTGCCGCGCTGCTGGCCGCCATCGAAAGTTTATCCACTTCAGCAGCCGTTTCAGAGTTACTCTGCACAGATGCCGCCATCTGGTTCATTGTGGCGACAGTCTGCTGCACATTTGTAACCGTCTGGCGCGTACGATCATTGAGATCTTCATTGCCTTGCGCCAGCCTGTCACTATCGTCACGCACGCTGACAACCTGGCTTGAGACATCATGGATCAGCCAGCGGCACATCAAACCCAGTTGCCCGACGGCACGTAAAGTCAGCCCCAGCTCATCACTGCGGTTCAGATGCTGAACGGTATTGCGTTCGCCGGTCGCCACGTTTAGCGCCTGACGCGCCACATTTTCAACCGGGCGGACAATCTGCTGCTCAAACAATACGGTTCCCAGAAGCATCACCAGTGCACTGGTTCCCAGCGCAACCAGGCCGCCTTCGGTCATGTAAAGCGCGGCGGCAAGTATCACGAAAAGCGCTGCCATGACACTGCGAACACGCCAGCGTAGCGGCATCGCGGGCAACTTCCCGAGCCAGCCCTTACGTACCACCAGCCCTTTATGAACGCGTTTGTTACAGCGACCTTCATTCAATGCCTTATATAAAGGCTCGACCGCTGCAATCTCTTCGGCCGTCGCTTTTGCGCGAATCGACATGTACCCCGTCACCTGGCCATTACGCACCATTGGTACGGCGTTGGCTCGCACCCAATAGTGGTCACCATTCTTGCGACGGTTCTTCACAATCCCGCTCCAGGGCTCGCCTTGCTGCAACGTGTACCACATGTCGGCAAAGGCGGCTTTTGGCATATCCGGATGACGCACAAGATTGTGCGGTTGGCCCAGCAGTTCATTTAGCTTGTAACCGCTCACTTGCACAAAAGTGTCGTTGGCGTGGGTGATGTAGCTGTGAAGATCGGTGGTGGACATTAAGGTGGTGTCATCGTCCAGAGGATATTCATTCTGGGTGACATAGGATGGAGAGGACATTATGGGCATCCCT
This sequence is a window from Enterobacter sp. RHBSTW-00994. Protein-coding genes within it:
- a CDS encoding DNA repair protein, translated to MSTPIKRLEIIKNAIELEDDDIIQSQLTRLKNEAFDDELQAIVVALEKKNYTAALAAIVRWLQSQRAITQWRDPQVAASKLELKALEERLRDLIDRRNARVQQLDEFNDLYFSRLGPLMQQILSLRKTLAELNLRRQQAEARRREEDYRRCQQYMAQAVELLATLTQRWRDLPADSMQAADARKNLQQQSNLITNLLAEALELESGLTREEEPARQARDHANEEYDKYREQHQDAEVRLRKGKDLSEEDQNELKRLWRQASKLCHPDLVADDLKEEANTMMVQLNQAKQRGDVKAIRSLVARLQQGFEPLMASDRLNDLERIRKKMAQVREQIDTLVNELAELEKEESWLLVSSLNNMEAYFTQQERTLHDVRASLEHQVSEAQLDSAA
- a CDS encoding siderophore-interacting protein, coding for MTSTRYPQRVRNDLRFRELNVLRVERISAGFQRIVLGGEALEGFSSRGFDDHTKVFFPEPGATFVAPVVTDEGINWGEGVRPQARDYTPLYDEAHHELMLDFFVHDGGIASTWAVQAKVGDKLTIGGPRGSLVVPEDYAWQLYVCDESGMPALRRRLEGIATLPVCPEIHAIVTVGDESYKDYLAHLSDFNITWVVGHNEQAIADNLAQLTVPAEDYFIWLTGEGKVVKNLSRQFESDPVDQQLVRASAYWHAK
- a CDS encoding PadR family transcriptional regulator, which produces MRHAHEGGGRRQRFFGHGELRLVILEILTRNASHGYELIKAIETMTQGNYTPSPGVIYPTLDFLQDQSFITITEEENGRKKIAITVAGQHWLDENQEHLEHIQARIKARCVGFQLRKNPQMKRALDNFKAVLDLRVNQGELSDAQLKQIIGVIDRAALEISQLD
- a CDS encoding methyl-accepting chemotaxis protein, coding for MFLHDVKIGTKLFLAFGFFIVLMVLSASLSLLSLNRANNGMQSIITNDYPTTVKANQLIDQFQEFVSTQQLMLLDEQGKYTAQSQQHLKEISEHITVILGDLNNSLRDKKSQQVLTDIRGVRQQYLDSRYRILQAVQNNDRASALQEMMTNTINLQQAYKAKVQELITIQNSEMQNAGMQVDGDFRTNRLLLIVITLFSVAVGSIIGWYIVRSITRPLGQAVTFAEAIAEGDLTGIITSHGKDETGLLLHALMEMKTRLLEIVQQVQTGSENISSAAAQIVAGNQDLAARTEEQASSVEQTAASMEQITATVKNTASHTGEATNLSADAAAVVKNNGEMMKQVTSKMRLINETSNRMSDIIDLIDAIAFQTNILALNAAVEAARAGEHGRGFAVVAGEVRQLAQKSASSASEIRQLIESSSSQTQDGMNLVEKASGLINGMVGNVEEMDVILREIRQASHEQTEGISQINSAIGLIDATTQQNSALVEESVAAAASLNEQAMHLKELVRVFRVSDRALA
- a CDS encoding PAS domain-containing methyl-accepting chemotaxis protein codes for the protein MSSPSYVTQNEYPLDDDTTLMSTTDLHSYITHANDTFVQVSGYKLNELLGQPHNLVRHPDMPKAAFADMWYTLQQGEPWSGIVKNRRKNGDHYWVRANAVPMVRNGQVTGYMSIRAKATAEEIAAVEPLYKALNEGRCNKRVHKGLVVRKGWLGKLPAMPLRWRVRSVMAALFVILAAALYMTEGGLVALGTSALVMLLGTVLFEQQIVRPVENVARQALNVATGERNTVQHLNRSDELGLTLRAVGQLGLMCRWLIHDVSSQVVSVRDDSDRLAQGNEDLNDRTRQTVTNVQQTVATMNQMAASVQSNSETAAEVDKLSMAASSAATEGGHAMQTVVKTMDDIADSTQRIGSITSLINDIAFQTNILALNAAVEAARAGEQGKGFAVVAGEVRHLASRSANAANDIRKLIDASASKVQSGSDQVHAAGRTMDGIVEQVKNVTQLIAQISHSTSEQATGLAELTRAVAELDSITQKNADLVEESAQISAMVKHRAGRLEDAVTVLH